Proteins found in one Ptychodera flava strain L36383 chromosome 3, AS_Pfla_20210202, whole genome shotgun sequence genomic segment:
- the LOC139130300 gene encoding uncharacterized protein encodes MTDNTKTTKIQNVSSNKNITDQPIASIATGPGPLGLPMHCTPCEVRTLRSDLETETISIISTQDKLLRVSGKQYFHSPNRTVSSKRARELIKASLTQREYEGREEKLVSWIKEKFCQWRQEERRKILAKDNGMTKYGTMDTESLVISMCRNKRIKHDTVSMSEVALMRKFARSAYKEEDGDFFHQFKLFRTAENIIEINNDKREQIIAEDKQIDYSAGGFFREENDSQLSPTFPHPL; translated from the exons atgaCTGACAACACAAAAACTACTAAAATTCAGAATGTGAgttcaaacaaaaatatcacggATCAACCAATCGCCAGTATAGCTACGGGACCCGGGCCACTAGGCCTACCCATGCACTGTACACCCTGTGAAGTTCGTACATTGAGATCCGATCTGGAAACTG AGACTATTTCAATCATTTCTACACAGGATAAACTTCTTCGAGTATCAGGGAAGCAGTACTTCCACTCTCCTAATAGGACGGTTTCCAGTAAACGTGCCAGG GAACTAATTAAGGCCTCTCTCACGCAAAGAGAGTATGAGGGAAGAGAGGAGAAATTGGTCTCCTGGATCAAAGAGAAATTTTGTCAATGGAGACAAGAAGAGCGAAGAAAG ATCCTAGCAAAAGACAATGGCATGACAAAATATGGGACAATGGACACAGAATCACTTGTCATATCAATGTGCCGCAACAAGAGAATAAAACATGACACGGTCAGCATGTCAGAGGTTGCACTGATG AGAAAATTTGCTCGTTCAGCTTATAAAGAAGAAGACGGTGATTTTTTCCATCAATTTAAATTATTTCGTACGGCAGAAAACATAATAGaaattaataatgataagaGGGAACAAATAATCGCCGAAGACAAACAAATCGATTACTCGGCAGGTGGCTTCTTTCGCGAGGAAAATGACAGTCAGCTGTCACCAACGTTTCCTCATCCATTGTAA
- the LOC139129460 gene encoding uncharacterized protein, translated as MLHHEFYVESDMSNGQDTLMCKVKTCEEEDEKIVFVSTKHLLIGNLKQHYKGEITRQKIGYVRREAGLQRLPMEAIDKLIEGHPIKKKSGGKPVVLVPLIIFSDDVGANLTHKWHPLSVWLSMLAGLPNKENNKLSNIHYYTSSDSVDAMELTKPLLGELKILETHGTTAYDAYMGCEVLVISPLLVILGDNVRQSEIVSHLGTSSRLFCRLCDVDRNDIEADPLKVGNPRIKSETLKSIQQIRAQNTEKEKKVLRTSYGVNEKENPLMEGNLISFRGNLDTPYERLHSLLLGTVRDMTTFTFNSLSDDAKHNIDLKLKSYDWTPYSSRLANIISYKSFVGREFKLWIQVAVFMLHDVLSAEQRKLWQILSEIFFEVYQTSVEESQIEHIKKLIQAFMLQAKKENPTLLRKSKTHMLLHLPSHISDFGPSKCYCTERCEQFMGVVRSRCIYSNYKNLSKDVTMSFSKLQLLEFIMRGGIWKEGQLIRQCGPKLRKLYDADYVQRFLNGSSNTHVKTHGQLALKSHGMTDISSEELTALKSAVGDNIQNLECYGGVYTESEKRMVRIGQTASYKSETEDVAYGFLRRCVNVQEQAYIGFQKFIDISKYCPYNCKVLRLIDDIEFVNAKNIVGHSCIQHICERTTCRVVTSCSRVQNNVIRTKIFQHNSHYPFYRVNKYFIANC; from the exons ATGTTGCATCATGAGTTTTATGTAGAG AGCGATATGTCTAATGGTCAGGATACCCTAATGTGTAAAGTGAAAACTTGTGAGGAAGAAGATGAAAAGATTGTATTTGTTAGCACCAAGCATCTACTTATTGGAAATCTTAAACAACATTACAAAGGGGAGATTACACGACAAAAGATTGGATATGTAAGAAGAGAAGCAGGACTACAGAGGCTTCCAATGGAG GCAATTGACAAGCTCATAGAAGGCCACcctataaaaaagaaaagtggTGGAAAGCCTGTCGTCTTGGTACCTCTGATCATATTCTCTGATGATGTAGGTGCCAATTTGACACATAAATGGCATCCACTTAGTGTCTGGTTATCAATGCTTGCTGGTCTGCCAAATAAGGAAAACAACAAGCTATCAAACATCCATTACTATACATCATCTGACTCAGTGGACGCCATGGAGCTTACTAAGCCTCTTCTTGGGGAGTTAAAAATTCTGGAGACACATGGTACAACTGCCTATGATGCATACATGGGATGTGAGGTCCTTGTAATATCACCACTGCTTGTCATCCTTGGCGATAATGTTCGGCAGTCTGAGATAGTTTCTCATCTTGGAACCAGCAGCCGACTTTTTTGTCGATTATGTGAT GTTGATAGGAATGATATTGAGGCTGACCCTTTGAAGGTGGGAAACCCAAGAATAAAGAGTGAAACATTGAAGTCAATACAACAAATCAGggcacaaaatacagaaaa GGAGAAGAAAGTCTTACGTACAAGTTATGGAGTCAACGAAAAAGAAAATCCTCTTATGGAAGGCAACTTGATATCATTTAGAGGAAATTT AGACACACCGTATGAAAGGCTCCATTCGCTTCTTCTGGGAACTGTGAGGGATATGACTACGTTTACATTCAATTCCTTATCAGATGATGCAAAGCACAACATAGATTTAAAACTAAAG TCATATGATTGGACGCCCTACTCAAGCAGACTGGCAAATATCATCTCATACAAGTCATTTGTAGGACGAGAGTTTAAATTATGGATACAAGTTGCTGTGTTCATGTTACATGATGTTTTGTCAGCGGAACAGAGGAAACTGTGGCAAATTTTGTCAGAG ATATTCTTTGAAGTCTATCAGACATCTGTTGAAGAATCTCAGATAGAGCATATAAAAAAGCTAATACAGGCATTTATGCTTCAAGCAAAGAAAGAAAACCCAACACTGTTAAGGAAGTCAAAGACTCACATGCTTCTACACCTGCCTTCACATATTTCTGACTTTGGACCATCTAAATGCTACTGCACTGAAAG ATGTGAACAGTTCATGGGGGTTGTAAGATCAAGATGCATATACAGTAACTACAAAAATCTATCCAAGGATGTAACGATGTCATTCAGCAAACTGCAATTATTGGAGTTCATCATGCGAGGTGGTATTTGGAAAGAAGGCCAACTGATCCG GCAATGTGGGCCAAAGCTAAGAAAACTATATGATGCAGATTATGTTCAGAGATTTCTCAATGGCAGCAGCAATACACACGTGAAGACCCATGGTCAACTTGCATTG AAAAGTCATGGTATGACAGACATTAGTAGTGAAGAATTAACAGCATTAAAGAG tGCCGTAGGAGACAATATTCAAAATCTAGAGTGCTATGGCGGAGTATACACAGAATCAGAAAAGAGAATGGTGAGAATTGGTCAGACAGCTTCGTACAAGTCAGAGACAGAAGAT GTTGCATATGGATTCTTAAGAAGATGTGTGAATGTTCAAGAGCAagcctacattggttttcaGAAATTTATAGATATATCCAAGTACTGCCCATACAATTGCAAAGTGTTACGATTAATTGATGATATCGAGTTTGTAAATGCTAAGAATATCGTTGGTCACTCATGTATTCAGCATATCTGCGAAAGAACTACATGTAGAGTTGTCACATCATGTAGCAGAGTTCAAAATAATGTAATCcggacaaaaatatttcaacacaatAGCCATTATCCTTTTTATAGAGTAAACAAGTATTTTATTGcaaattgttaa